The genomic interval TAAATCTGCCAGTGTGGGGTTACTCATATTGAAAAAACTTGGACTAATGGGTCTTTCATATGGGTCACTGAATTGAAACCTTATATCTTCCATGCttggatttattttttattctttgttATTACGGTTTAAACTTATAGTATGGTGATGGAAGTAGCGGCGCTAGAGGAATAAAGCGCCGCCACCGAAGAGTTTCATATGGTTGGAAGATGAACAAATAGTTAACGAGAAAAACTGTGAAAAAGTTTGTTCGAAgggaaaatatatataagacGGAGTGGCGGTTAATTACCGTTGGAAATCTAACGGTTGTTTCACTTGGGGcaatttatgttttttgaaaaatgtttattGTTATTATGAAGAGAAAATAAGGTATATGTGTGATTTTGACTATTTCACCCTACTATTTTTATGGTTAATTTTCTCACTTTATATTTTTGTCCtgaattatttttgaagaagTCTATCCTATTTtagtatctttttttttatataaaaaaaaccgTGATTATTTGGCAGTAATAATGGAATGcgatttttgaaattgaatttataaagACACGTAGAGTAACAACGTATTAATTTAACGGTGAGaacaaatttagttttttttttttttaataaataaatgagaaaaTTGACGGTTGAAAGTAGATTATACTttacttaaattaattagtGTTCGATTTCATTTTTTGGATGATAAAATCttcagaaaaattattttgccTTTTTTCTCAAAAGTCAATGTATAAATTTGTACATGCTctaaactcaattataaataactaaatgTCTGTTTTTTTAACTCAACTATTATTATGGCAAAAATACCCTTAAATCAATACCTGATATTATGAAGGGATGATAATTCTAACAAAGGgtaaattagtaaatataattcatttataatataaaattatgataatttaatgcacttaaatattttttttaactaaaaatatatatcttaataagtgtgaaaatgattattttttctttttataactatttatttCGTTTTAAATCAACAATTAGTAAAAGCTTATTTAGTATGCACAGTtagttttgtaaaaattatacaTGCATTCAATCGTATATGCTTCTTTACATAGAAATAATAGTGAATATATTTTAGGAACTAATAGTATAATAATGAGTTGTGATTAGATgcatgtaaaatttatttttatattgagaATATATATCAATGAAATCTAATATTTAAAGAGTAAACCGCTAATTTGatcattcaaatattattaattcttttatttaatctctaatatataaaaataataagtagTTTTTAAAATGTATAGAAATTTGTCTAATTAGTCGATCTTATAATGATGCTAGGATTAAGTAGatgacaaatttttatttactttatattaatgaaataaatttataactttataaaaaatattaagaagatgacaaatttttatttactttacattaatgaaataaatttataactttataaaaaatagaacgagaaaaatatactttaaggatcattaatgaaataaatttgtCTAATTGTGATTTcgacaaaatttaaaattttagtgtGGTTTAAAACTTCAACAAAATTATTGCACTAAACTGAATATAATTCcaaaatatattctaaaaaaaaaaaggataattcCTAATATGCCCTAAAAGTGAAAGCGCCCACAATTCCTGATATGAGATGGCCTGAAGGACGAATGAAAGCAAAAAGTCAGtttccaaaaacaaaacaaaaatgaaaacgTCCGTAATATCTTCGTCAATGCACACATTGAAATCTTTGAATTTCAACCACACTCGAAATCGCATCTTCAATCCCTTTCTCTCTAACACTCTCCCCTTTCCCTCTCGCAACTGCAAATTCCACTCTTCCCCTTCTCCAATCATGTCTGCTGCATCATCATCCATCAATTCAGAACTAGCTCGTGCACCCCCCGCAATTCCCATGCCCACCCCCCCTCTCACCAAGGCAAGTTCTCCCTCTCCCTCTCCCTTTCTCTCTTTCTCCCTCATTTCCctcattttccttcctttcatTTCAGTTCAAAATTGGTCTCTGTCAACTCTCAGTCACATCCGATAAGGACTTAAATATCGCCCACGCTCGCACTGCTATTCAAGACGCTGCTGCCAAGGGGGCTAAGCTCATTCTTTTACCGGTAAGCTTCTTATTTTACTTGTTCACCTTTCTTATTAACCACCTGTTGCTTCTTctgaatttaattaattagtgttTGTACAATTGTGCTTTTTTGTTGTTAGGAAATTTGGAATAGTCCTTATTCAAATGATAGCTTTCCTGTCTATGCTGAGGATATTGATGCTGGTGGTGATGCTTCTCCTTCTACTGCAATGCTCTCTGAACTCTCTCGTTTATTGAAAATCACCATTGTGGGTGGTTCTATTCCTGAACGTTCTGGTGATCGCTTGTACAACACTTGTTGTGTCTTTGGCACTGATGGAAACCTTAAAGCCAAACACCGTAAGGTTTGTCTTTCATGGGAATCTAATCTCAATTATTCGATTATCTATTTCatgctttttatattttattttatatgctAGCTTCTTATTGGAATTTAACTTTTGTCATACCTTAACAGAATTTGGATTGTCAGTTATGTTATGCATGAATCAGTGTCagtattttctgttttttttttttgttgtaatttaTGATTGGCTGGTGGTGTCACTACAGATTCATCTTTTTGATATTGACATCCCTGGGAAGATTACCTTTATTGAATCAAAGACTCTTACTGCTGGGGAGACTCCGACAATTGTTGACACAGGTCTAACATGTTCTTTCAACACTTATTTAGGCATATGTTTCCCGGTTCTATCTGTTTCAGTATTGATGCAGTCCTTTTATTCTGCCTGTGTTTGTAATCATGTAAATGAATAATGTGTATTTAAACTACAGaaaattatactaatattgAATGGTTGCAGATATGGATAAAGAAAGCAAAGTGAAAGTTGTTATTTGTATGGTTGTACTTTTACTGTTGGATGGGGTTAACCTCTTGATCGTAATGTTTAGCTTCTTACACTCTTCCATAAGTCATATTGAACTTAAGTGCCAGATGATTTTACCTTATGCACAATTAGTGAATGAATGTGTCTATGAGGGATGATTTTGCTAAAAACTAGGGTTCTCTGTATATTTTGATGATTATGTTCACTTATTTGGACtgtgtattttttattgttttttagttCTAGGAAGAAACATTCTGAagaaatttatttatagaaGAGAACATACTTTATGTCTAGCATGTGCCACGAGAGTGGTCTAATTGTTAATTCTCCATTATTATTGTCTTTCTTGCAATGATTTTTTCTGTGTTTTAGTGAACTaattgtaataataaaatgattcaTTCAGAGGTTGGACGCATTGGCATAGGCATCTGCTATGACATTAGGTTTCCGGAACTAGCAATGATATATGCAGCAAGAGGTTTGTCTTTTCTATTAATTTGGTCAGAAACAATTAATCTTGTCCCACTTCTATTTGATTGGGGATGATTTGAGTTTTCCAAGGGATTTTATTCATGCCTCCTAAGTTCTTTTAGCATGATGGAGTAACAATATTTTCTCCTTTGAGGTGGATACCAGAAAAGAAATTGGTTCTGACTTCTGATACTTTAGTGTAATTCTTTTTTTAGGGATATACTGAAagaaacttaaaaattattctttggtatgatatttcattttctttattatgTAATCTGTCAATTATTCATGTAATATGTATAAGCCATGAAATCTGTAAGTTTTGCTTAAGATTAATTCTCCAGTTGGGCTGATTTGTTCCCAAACGGGCATTGCATGgttcttattatttttcttgttcTTTAGCTTTGGCCTTTGGGGAACTTACAGTATTCAGCTTTTTATTCCAGGTGCTCACTTGCTCTGCTATCCTGGGGCTTTTAACATGACAACTGGACCATTGCATTGGGAGTTGTTGCAGAGGGCCAGGTAGTATCAAATACAATGTATTGGACGTTTAAGAACCTGTAACAAATATTATACTActgatattttgaaattttacatCCATTCTTGAATAATGTGCTTGTGACAGGGACAGAAAAAGTGTACTGAATTTTATGGTTCACTTCATGTAAACTCTTGTAGATAAGAAAAATTCTACTCGGCAATACAGGAAAAGAACAGAATACTCAAAAACGgagaaaagaaattaaatactGCAACAACTAGAACAATCGGAGCTGAAAGAACAGACTGTCATATTGGGCCTAAGCCACCGAACCTCACTCCAAAATTTCATTAGTCTCCCTACTTCCGTTCTACCGCCTCCTTATCCAATTTTTCGTTGCTCTCATCCTTGAAAAATCACCCTCCCTAATTCCTGTTCCTCCTTGCCACCCTTCTTAATCCTTATTTACTTTCTTCGTTACTCTCAATCTGTCATTTTTCATCCACCCCTTACTCTGTGTACATAACAGCGTTAATCCTCCTACTTCTGCTTCAAAAGAAAAGCATTTATCCTCCTCCCCTCATACACCCAAACAAtcccatttaattttttatttactcttCCCtggtatatatatgtatattaaagGCCCATCAGCATGCTAGGTACTGTCCGGAGGCGGAAATAACCACTATAAACCTGACAGTTCTATGAATGTTTGCCCTAGTTACATCCATCAAATTAGGCTGATAGTTCACTGAACCATATTTATAATTTGCAATAGGAATTTATGGATAAATATAACCTTGGTTGTAGGAACGGAGAGAAACTTATGATCATACTTTACAGTCAGAATATATAGTGGTTTCACCATTCTCTTTGTTTTGCTCCCATTTCTTTCACTGGATTCCTAATATTTGGCGCTTGGAactcttaatttttttgaagatGTTGATTGATTCAATAATAATTACTGATCTCCAATCCATTTCATTTCTAATGTGTTTTCTTCTTCACATGCAGGGCTACAGATAATCAGGTAATGACCCCttatttttgaaactttggaatattattttgtttaagtatatcaaatttaaaaataaactgaTTCTTTTATTTAGGAAAGTAGCTTTGAATTGGCAAGATATTTGCTGAATAAGaaatcaagaaaataaattacCAAAACGAAAAATCCCTAAAGAATTTGGCGTTAATGTATGATAAGTTCTAGAAAGCAAACATTACTCTACATTTGTTGTCCAATCAGGCCATTCAGATTGATGTATTTATAGATGAGCCATATATGTTGGAAAGATTGCATGACTCCTACAcatatcaaaagaaaataatagaaTAGGTATTGAGAAAAGTAATTTGccataatattttacatttgaaTTGTTGGGATTGGTGCAGTTGATTGTGTGATTAAAGCTGGGTTGTAGTTAGTGGTCTCTCTGTGTATTATAACCATAATATATTGTGAATTGAAACTTTTTATGCTGAGGAGACAAGTGCATACTTACAGAAATTCATTTTCAACAGTTATATGTGGCAACCTGTTCACCTGCTCGGGATGCTGCATCTGGTTATGTGGCTTGGGGTCACTCCACTCTTGTTGGTCCAGTAAGTGTATCCTTTATATCTAG from Cicer arietinum cultivar CDC Frontier isolate Library 1 chromosome 5, Cicar.CDCFrontier_v2.0, whole genome shotgun sequence carries:
- the LOC101503211 gene encoding omega-amidase, chloroplastic, with product MKTSVISSSMHTLKSLNFNHTRNRIFNPFLSNTLPFPSRNCKFHSSPSPIMSAASSSINSELARAPPAIPMPTPPLTKFKIGLCQLSVTSDKDLNIAHARTAIQDAAAKGAKLILLPEIWNSPYSNDSFPVYAEDIDAGGDASPSTAMLSELSRLLKITIVGGSIPERSGDRLYNTCCVFGTDGNLKAKHRKIHLFDIDIPGKITFIESKTLTAGETPTIVDTEVGRIGIGICYDIRFPELAMIYAARGAHLLCYPGAFNMTTGPLHWELLQRARATDNQLYVATCSPARDAASGYVAWGHSTLVGPFGEVLATTEHEEATIIAEIDYSILEQRRTNLPVTKQRRGDLYQLVDLQRLNSH